In Deinococcus puniceus, one genomic interval encodes:
- the speA gene encoding biosynthetic arginine decarboxylase, which produces MTTTPLNPGQPFTTVDAAELYQVPNWSGGWFRVSDKGQMEVTPSPGLHAPLRAIIDEIVERGESLPVILRFPQVLAGRVKHLNEAFGAAITEYGYGGHYQGVFPIKVNQRRAVVETVAAAGYDYAHGLEAGSKAELALCLAQRMHPDALLCCNGFKDDGFIKLALWGRTLGKNVVITLEKYSELDRVLKQAKALGVKPAIGVRFKLHARGSGQWEESGGDQAKFGLNAYELLRVVERLRAENMLDSLVMLHTHIGSQITDIRRVKVAVREATQTYAGLIAAGAQLKYLNVGGGLGVDYDGSKTTFYASMNYTVREYAADIVYTVQEVCRARQVPEPVIISESGRALTAHHAVLVMPVLDVTGPTRDLEDLAPPEGDSHQIVKDLEEGLANITARNYRETYNDAVGDKQTLHNLFDLGYVTLADRARGEALFNAILRKIAKMIQHEKYVPDELEDLEKVLADKFICNFSLFQSLPDNWAIQALFPIVPVDRLNERPTRQGTIVDITCDSDGKIEKFIDLRDVKATLPLHEPGGKPYYLGVFLMGAYQDVLGSSHNLFGKVSEAHITVRPGGRYHIDLFVRGQKARRMIESMGYEEPMLRDAIEDQADAAIKAKMLTPEQETELLEDYGEELLGYTYLEYEEEG; this is translated from the coding sequence TGCACGCGCCGCTGCGGGCCATCATCGACGAAATCGTGGAGCGCGGCGAAAGCCTGCCCGTGATCCTGCGCTTTCCGCAAGTGCTGGCCGGACGGGTCAAGCACCTCAATGAAGCCTTTGGCGCGGCCATCACCGAATACGGCTACGGCGGACATTATCAGGGCGTATTCCCGATCAAGGTGAACCAACGCCGCGCTGTGGTGGAAACGGTGGCCGCCGCCGGGTACGACTACGCGCACGGCCTAGAGGCAGGCAGCAAAGCCGAACTCGCGCTGTGTTTGGCCCAGCGGATGCACCCCGACGCCCTGCTGTGCTGCAACGGCTTCAAGGACGACGGGTTTATCAAGCTGGCCTTGTGGGGCCGCACGTTGGGCAAAAACGTGGTCATCACGCTGGAGAAGTACAGCGAACTTGACCGCGTGCTGAAGCAGGCCAAAGCGTTGGGCGTGAAGCCTGCCATCGGCGTGCGCTTCAAGCTGCATGCACGCGGATCGGGGCAGTGGGAAGAGTCGGGCGGCGATCAGGCCAAATTCGGACTGAACGCCTACGAGCTCCTGCGCGTGGTGGAGCGCCTGCGGGCCGAAAACATGCTCGATAGCTTGGTCATGCTGCACACCCACATCGGCTCGCAAATCACTGATATTCGCCGCGTGAAGGTGGCCGTGCGGGAAGCCACCCAGACCTACGCGGGCCTGATCGCTGCGGGCGCACAACTGAAATACCTGAACGTGGGCGGCGGCCTCGGCGTCGATTACGACGGCTCCAAGACCACTTTCTACGCCTCCATGAACTACACCGTGCGCGAGTACGCCGCCGACATCGTGTACACGGTGCAGGAAGTCTGCCGCGCCCGTCAGGTGCCCGAACCCGTGATCATCAGCGAATCGGGCCGCGCCCTGACCGCCCACCACGCAGTTTTGGTGATGCCTGTGCTGGACGTGACCGGGCCAACCCGTGACCTTGAAGACCTCGCGCCGCCCGAAGGCGACAGCCACCAGATCGTGAAGGATTTGGAAGAAGGGCTGGCGAATATCACCGCCCGCAACTACCGCGAAACGTACAACGACGCGGTGGGCGACAAGCAGACGCTGCACAACCTGTTTGACCTCGGCTACGTGACGCTGGCAGACCGGGCACGCGGCGAGGCGCTGTTCAACGCCATCCTCCGCAAGATCGCCAAAATGATTCAGCACGAAAAGTATGTGCCGGACGAACTGGAAGACCTCGAAAAAGTGCTGGCCGACAAGTTCATCTGCAACTTCTCTTTGTTCCAGAGCTTGCCCGACAACTGGGCGATTCAAGCCCTCTTCCCGATTGTGCCCGTAGACCGCCTGAACGAGCGCCCCACACGGCAAGGCACGATTGTCGACATCACTTGCGACAGCGACGGCAAAATCGAGAAGTTTATCGACCTGCGCGACGTGAAAGCCACGCTGCCTCTGCACGAGCCGGGGGGCAAGCCGTACTACCTCGGCGTGTTCCTGATGGGCGCGTATCAGGACGTGCTGGGCAGCTCCCACAACCTGTTCGGCAAGGTCAGCGAGGCGCACATTACGGTGCGTCCGGGCGGGCGCTATCACATCGACCTGTTCGTGCGCGGCCAGAAAGCCCGCCGCATGATCGAGTCGATGGGCTACGAGGAACCCATGCTGCGCGACGCCATTGAAGATCAGGCCGACGCCGCGATTAAAGCCAAAATGCTGACGCCGGAGCAGGAAACCGAGCTGCTGGAAGACTACGGCGAGGAACTGCTGGGCTATACGTATTTGGAGTACGAGGAAGAGGGCTGA
- a CDS encoding class I SAM-dependent RNA methyltransferase, translating into MSDAAHTPATPAHTGLVTLEIEKLVAGGLGLARDADGVVLVRGALPGEQVTAALRDGRGVRQGVTREVLRASPDRVEATALPTADLAHASYAAQLVFKRGFVEEALTRIAKVRHTVHDTVPSPREWFYRNTAQYLVTPEGFAYRERRGTGPLVVGADPLVMPQIQAIMDKLDTSRLAPATEIAFRASLLTGEVVAAVIGAGETRAFLRASDHLMEAGVVGVSLAQPAGKRFSAGVRLIAGESEIREQFGLVQVSVSATGFAQVNPEAAGLAYIRAAELAGKGEHAVDLYGGAGAIGRHLSPSFRKVTVLDSSPEALSRGRQDVALSGEKNVTYRSGDAARFSELGTDVIVVDPPRAGLEPEAREHIHASTADRLVYVSCDPATWARDVGDLTRRGWKLGAVIPHDFYPQTSHIEIVSVLER; encoded by the coding sequence ATGTCTGACGCCGCACACACTCCCGCCACCCCAGCACACACTGGGTTGGTCACACTCGAAATAGAAAAACTGGTTGCCGGGGGGCTGGGACTGGCCCGCGACGCCGATGGTGTGGTGCTGGTACGCGGAGCGCTGCCCGGAGAGCAAGTCACCGCCGCTCTGCGCGATGGCCGGGGCGTGCGCCAAGGCGTGACCCGCGAAGTCTTGCGGGCCAGCCCTGACCGGGTAGAGGCCACTGCCCTGCCCACCGCCGACCTTGCCCACGCTTCGTATGCCGCCCAACTGGTCTTCAAACGCGGCTTTGTGGAAGAAGCCCTGACCCGCATTGCCAAGGTGCGCCACACCGTGCACGACACCGTACCCAGCCCCCGCGAGTGGTTTTACCGCAACACCGCGCAGTATCTGGTGACGCCCGAAGGGTTTGCCTACCGCGAACGCCGGGGCACTGGCCCGTTGGTGGTGGGCGCTGACCCCCTCGTGATGCCGCAGATTCAGGCCATCATGGACAAGCTGGACACCAGTCGGCTGGCCCCCGCCACCGAAATTGCCTTCCGCGCCAGCCTGTTGACCGGCGAAGTGGTGGCCGCCGTGATCGGCGCGGGCGAAACGCGGGCCTTCCTGCGGGCCTCCGATCACTTGATGGAAGCGGGCGTGGTAGGCGTGTCTCTGGCCCAGCCTGCCGGAAAACGCTTCAGCGCAGGCGTGCGCCTGATTGCGGGCGAGTCCGAGATTCGGGAGCAGTTTGGGCTAGTGCAGGTCAGCGTGAGCGCCACCGGGTTTGCACAGGTGAACCCCGAAGCGGCGGGCTTGGCCTATATCCGGGCCGCAGAACTGGCCGGAAAAGGGGAACATGCCGTGGACTTGTACGGCGGCGCGGGCGCGATTGGCCGCCACCTGTCGCCCAGCTTCCGCAAGGTCACGGTGCTGGATTCCTCGCCTGAAGCCTTGTCGCGGGGCCGTCAGGATGTGGCCCTCAGCGGAGAAAAGAACGTGACCTACCGCAGTGGTGACGCGGCCCGCTTCAGCGAACTGGGCACCGACGTGATCGTGGTCGATCCGCCCCGCGCCGGACTGGAACCCGAAGCCCGCGAGCATATTCACGCCTCTACCGCTGACCGATTGGTGTACGTGTCGTGTGACCCGGCCACGTGGGCACGCGACGTAGGCGACCTGACCCGGCGCGGCTGGAAACTGGGCGCGGTCATTCCACACGACTTTTATCCGCAGACCAGCCACATCGAAATCGTAAGCGTGCTGGAACGCTGA
- the purH gene encoding bifunctional phosphoribosylaminoimidazolecarboxamide formyltransferase/IMP cyclohydrolase has protein sequence MTAQANNQTKRRALISVSDKAGVVDFARALVERGWEVLSTGGTLSALTGAGVAATAVSDITGFPEILDGRVKTLHPSIHGGILARRDAGHLAELEAHGIGTIDLVCVNLYPFRETVARGAAFAEAIENIDIGGPAMIRAAAKNHAGVLILVDPADYELALQDDVTEADRRRLAAKAYRHTSEYDAAITAYLDGTSDAIPTRLPQTLSLELSRVAEVRYGENPHQPGAIYRWGAARGPVLDARVVAGKPMSFNNYADADAAYALCSELAAQETEAGDPRLVCVAVKHGNPCGVAVADSVQAAWEQARDADTLSVFGGVVAVSGTVDLAAAQAMRGTFLEVLIAPDVTPEAVEWFAAKKPDLRVLIAASAAAVSVLDLRPIAGGFAVQERDARPWADLCPEVVTARQPTDTEWADLRFAWGVVKHARSNAVVLARGGVTVGLGAGAVSRIWAAERAVANAGERSAGAVLASEAFFPFDDVVRLAAGAGVLSILQPGGAKRDPEVIAAANELGLSMVFTGSRHFRH, from the coding sequence ATGACGGCACAAGCGAACAATCAGACAAAGAGACGGGCCTTGATTTCGGTGAGCGACAAGGCGGGCGTGGTGGACTTTGCGCGGGCATTGGTGGAGCGCGGCTGGGAGGTGCTGAGCACGGGCGGCACGCTGTCGGCCCTCACGGGTGCGGGCGTGGCAGCCACCGCCGTCAGCGACATCACGGGCTTTCCGGAAATTCTGGATGGCCGGGTCAAAACCCTTCACCCCAGCATTCACGGCGGTATTTTGGCGCGGCGCGACGCGGGCCATCTGGCCGAACTGGAGGCGCACGGCATCGGCACGATTGATCTGGTGTGCGTGAACCTCTACCCCTTCCGCGAGACGGTGGCACGTGGGGCCGCGTTTGCCGAAGCGATAGAAAACATAGACATCGGCGGCCCCGCCATGATCCGGGCCGCCGCCAAAAACCATGCAGGCGTGCTGATCTTGGTTGACCCGGCAGATTACGAATTAGCCTTGCAGGACGACGTGACGGAGGCAGACCGCCGCCGCCTCGCCGCCAAAGCCTACCGCCACACCAGCGAATACGACGCGGCGATTACGGCCTATCTGGACGGCACATCGGATGCGATTCCTACTCGGTTGCCGCAAACGCTGAGCCTCGAACTCTCGCGGGTGGCCGAAGTGCGCTACGGCGAAAACCCCCACCAGCCGGGCGCGATTTACCGCTGGGGCGCGGCGCGGGGGCCAGTGCTGGATGCCCGCGTGGTGGCCGGGAAACCCATGAGCTTCAACAATTACGCCGATGCAGACGCCGCTTACGCCCTGTGCAGCGAACTGGCCGCGCAGGAAACCGAGGCGGGCGACCCCCGGCTGGTGTGCGTGGCCGTCAAACACGGCAACCCCTGCGGCGTGGCGGTGGCAGACAGCGTGCAGGCCGCGTGGGAGCAGGCCCGCGACGCCGATACCCTCAGCGTATTTGGCGGGGTTGTGGCCGTCAGCGGCACGGTGGATCTGGCCGCAGCTCAGGCCATGCGCGGCACCTTCTTGGAAGTGCTGATCGCGCCCGACGTGACGCCGGAAGCGGTGGAATGGTTCGCGGCCAAAAAGCCCGACCTGCGCGTGCTGATCGCGGCCTCCGCCGCCGCCGTGAGTGTGCTGGATTTGCGCCCCATCGCAGGCGGATTCGCCGTGCAGGAGCGTGACGCCCGCCCCTGGGCCGACCTCTGCCCCGAAGTGGTCACCGCCCGCCAACCCACCGACACCGAATGGGCCGACCTGCGCTTTGCCTGGGGCGTGGTGAAGCATGCCCGCAGCAACGCGGTGGTACTGGCACGCGGCGGCGTGACGGTGGGCCTAGGGGCCGGAGCCGTGAGCCGCATCTGGGCCGCTGAACGCGCTGTCGCCAATGCCGGGGAGCGTTCGGCGGGCGCGGTGCTGGCCTCGGAAGCCTTCTTCCCATTCGACGATGTGGTGCGACTGGCAGCGGGCGCGGGAGTGCTGAGCATCCTGCAACCCGGCGGCGCAAAACGTGACCCGGAAGTGATCGCGGCGGCCAACGAACTGGGCCTGAGCATGGTATTCACGGGATCGCGGCACTTCCGGCACTAG
- a CDS encoding bifunctional 5,10-methylenetetrahydrofolate dehydrogenase/5,10-methenyltetrahydrofolate cyclohydrolase, translating to MSTLILGKPLADTVTKGVKSALAIWQQEGFQPHLVSVLASDDPASRVYVQSKARRAGQLGVRFTVRDLGAELGPGLTQAALNAELRALSERDDVQGIVLELPLAAGLDPDLSLLHLAHRKDVEGLTPANLALVTAGREPEAILPPTPRSVRFLLRSVLGDDLRGLRVAVIGPGRTVGRPLTWMLGNRGMTVTVCNEHTRDLAAVLAPQDAIVVAVGKPGLLRPEQVQPHHVVVDAGINVTPNGVVGDAAPEVAEVVRAFTPVPGGVGPLTSALMYQNLVRAVKMQRGEAVE from the coding sequence ATGTCAACCCTCATCCTCGGCAAACCGCTGGCCGACACCGTGACCAAGGGTGTCAAGTCGGCCCTCGCCATCTGGCAGCAAGAAGGCTTCCAGCCCCATCTGGTCAGTGTGTTGGCCTCCGACGACCCGGCCTCGCGGGTGTATGTGCAGAGCAAGGCGCGGCGGGCGGGGCAACTGGGCGTGCGTTTTACGGTGCGCGACTTGGGCGCGGAGCTGGGGCCGGGGCTGACGCAAGCCGCCCTGAATGCCGAACTGCGGGCGCTGTCGGAGCGGGACGACGTGCAAGGCATCGTGCTGGAATTGCCGCTGGCAGCGGGGCTAGACCCTGACCTGAGCTTGCTGCACTTGGCCCACCGCAAAGACGTAGAAGGCCTGACGCCCGCCAACCTCGCCCTCGTGACGGCGGGGCGCGAACCTGAAGCGATCTTGCCGCCCACGCCGCGCTCGGTGCGCTTTTTGCTGCGTTCGGTGCTGGGCGACGACCTGCGCGGCCTGCGCGTGGCCGTGATCGGGCCGGGGCGCACTGTGGGCCGCCCACTGACGTGGATGCTGGGCAACCGGGGCATGACCGTGACCGTGTGCAACGAACATACCCGCGACCTTGCGGCGGTGCTGGCCCCGCAAGACGCCATCGTAGTTGCGGTGGGCAAACCCGGATTGCTGCGCCCAGAGCAGGTGCAGCCGCATCATGTGGTGGTGGATGCGGGAATCAACGTGACCCCCAACGGCGTAGTCGGGGACGCCGCGCCTGAAGTGGCCGAGGTGGTGCGGGCCTTCACACCTGTGCCGGGCGGCGTCGGCCCACTGACCAGCGCCCTGATGTATCAGAATTTGGTGCGGGCCGTGAAGATGCAGCGGGGGGAGGCGGTGGAGTGA
- a CDS encoding homoserine O-acetyltransferase family protein, with translation MTAVSFGPELLPPPEAFQPDEAAPERCLPRRHTVTLFRKEPLLLDCGQPMNHVRVTYHTYGEARPDATLVLHALTGTSAVHEWWPDFLGEGKPLDPSRDFVVCANVLGGCAGSSGPSELPTVGGEPVALTLRDMARVGRELLRHLGVGRVRVIGASMGGMLAYAWLLECPDLVERAVIIGAPARHSPWAIGLNSAARSAIAAAPGGEGLKVARQIAMLSYRSPDSLAATQSGPSTRRPGVPAITSYLSYQGEKLAERFCERTYVTLTRAMDAFQPGDAELACIGVPVLVVGISSDVLYPAAEVQAHAAQLRRGTYWQLDSIHGHDAFLMDAGELPEKVGAFLRV, from the coding sequence ATGACCGCCGTGAGTTTTGGCCCGGAACTGTTGCCCCCGCCGGAAGCATTTCAGCCGGACGAGGCCGCCCCGGAGCGATGTCTGCCGCGCCGCCACACCGTCACTCTGTTTCGCAAAGAGCCGCTGTTGCTGGATTGCGGCCAGCCCATGAACCATGTGCGCGTGACCTATCACACCTACGGCGAGGCCCGCCCAGACGCTACTTTGGTGCTGCATGCCCTGACTGGAACCAGTGCGGTTCACGAGTGGTGGCCCGACTTTTTGGGTGAGGGCAAGCCGCTTGACCCCAGCCGCGACTTCGTGGTGTGCGCCAACGTGTTGGGTGGCTGTGCGGGCAGCAGTGGGCCGTCCGAATTGCCGACAGTGGGCGGCGAACCGGTGGCCCTGACCCTGCGCGATATGGCCCGCGTGGGCCGCGAACTCCTGCGGCATCTGGGCGTGGGCCGCGTGCGCGTGATCGGCGCGAGCATGGGCGGGATGCTGGCCTATGCGTGGCTGCTGGAGTGCCCCGATTTAGTCGAGCGGGCCGTGATTATCGGCGCACCCGCCCGCCATTCGCCGTGGGCCATCGGCCTGAACAGTGCCGCCCGCAGCGCTATTGCCGCTGCACCGGGCGGAGAGGGGCTGAAGGTGGCCCGCCAGATCGCCATGCTCAGCTACCGCAGCCCCGACAGCTTGGCGGCCACCCAGAGCGGCCCCAGCACGCGGCGGCCCGGCGTGCCTGCCATCACGTCCTACCTCAGTTATCAGGGCGAAAAGTTGGCCGAACGCTTTTGCGAGCGCACCTATGTCACCCTTACCCGCGCTATGGACGCCTTCCAGCCGGGCGACGCCGAACTGGCCTGCATCGGCGTGCCTGTGTTGGTAGTCGGTATCAGCAGCGATGTGCTGTACCCGGCGGCAGAAGTGCAGGCCCACGCGGCCCAGTTGCGGCGCGGCACCTACTGGCAACTCGATTCTATTCACGGCCACGACGCCTTCCTGATGGATGCGGGCGAATTGCCGGAGAAGGTTGGAGCGTTCTTGCGGGTGTAA
- a CDS encoding O-acetylhomoserine aminocarboxypropyltransferase/cysteine synthase family protein has protein sequence MTTPKKLHFDTLQVHAGQRPDPTTGAQAVPIYATNSYVFESPEHAANLFGLRAFGNIYSRIMNPTNAVLEERIAALEGGVGALAVASGHAAQFLAITNVAQAGDNIVSTPNLYGGTVNQFRVTLRRLGIEVRFTGKDERPEEFAALIDDRTRAVYLETIGNPALNIPDFEAIAAAAHAQGVAVFVDNTFGAGGYYCQPLQHGADIVLHSASKWIGGHGNGIGGLIVDGGKFDWGNGRYPLMTEPSPSYHGLNFWEAFGEGNALGLPNVAFITRARTEGLRDLGPTLAPQQAWQFLQGLETLSLRAERHAQNAHALAVWLAAHPDVSRVTYPGLSNHPHYDRAQTYLPRGGGAVLTFELRGGRAAGEAFISSVGLAQHVANVGDTRTLVIHPASTTHSQLDDQQRTAAGVTPGLVRVSVGIEHIDDIREDFAQALAAALVDAEGV, from the coding sequence ATGACTACCCCCAAAAAGCTGCACTTTGACACCCTGCAAGTTCACGCCGGACAGCGCCCAGACCCCACTACCGGCGCTCAGGCCGTGCCTATTTACGCCACCAATTCCTATGTGTTCGAGTCGCCGGAACACGCCGCCAACCTGTTCGGGCTGCGGGCCTTCGGCAACATCTACAGCCGGATCATGAACCCCACCAACGCGGTGTTGGAAGAACGGATCGCGGCGCTGGAAGGCGGTGTGGGCGCACTCGCGGTTGCCAGCGGGCACGCGGCCCAGTTCCTCGCCATCACGAATGTGGCGCAGGCCGGAGACAACATCGTTTCCACGCCCAACCTGTACGGCGGCACGGTGAACCAATTCCGGGTGACGCTGCGGCGATTGGGCATAGAGGTTCGCTTTACCGGCAAAGACGAGCGCCCCGAAGAATTTGCGGCCCTGATCGATGACCGCACCCGCGCCGTGTATCTGGAAACCATCGGGAATCCGGCGCTGAATATTCCCGATTTCGAGGCGATTGCGGCGGCGGCCCATGCTCAGGGTGTGGCGGTGTTCGTGGACAACACCTTCGGGGCCGGGGGGTACTACTGCCAGCCCCTCCAGCACGGCGCGGATATCGTGCTGCATTCCGCCAGCAAATGGATCGGCGGGCACGGCAACGGCATCGGCGGCCTGATCGTGGACGGCGGCAAATTCGACTGGGGCAATGGCCGCTACCCCCTGATGACCGAGCCGAGTCCCAGCTATCACGGCCTGAATTTCTGGGAAGCTTTTGGCGAAGGCAACGCGCTGGGGCTGCCCAACGTGGCCTTCATCACCCGCGCCCGCACTGAGGGCCTGCGCGATCTGGGGCCGACTCTGGCTCCTCAGCAGGCGTGGCAATTCCTGCAAGGCCTGGAAACCCTGAGCCTGCGGGCCGAGCGCCATGCCCAGAATGCCCACGCGCTGGCGGTGTGGCTGGCGGCCCACCCCGACGTGTCCCGCGTGACCTATCCCGGCCTCAGCAACCACCCGCACTATGACCGTGCCCAGACCTATCTGCCGCGTGGGGGCGGCGCAGTCCTCACCTTCGAGCTGCGCGGCGGGCGTGCGGCGGGCGAGGCCTTCATCAGTTCGGTGGGGTTGGCCCAACACGTCGCCAACGTCGGAGACACCCGCACGCTGGTCATTCATCCGGCCAGCACGACACATTCTCAGTTGGATGACCAACAGCGCACGGCGGCAGGCGTCACGCCGGGGCTGGTGCGTGTGTCGGTGGGCATCGAGCACATAGACGACATCCGCGAGGACTTCGCGCAGGCCTTGGCCGCCGCCCTCGTGGACGCGGAAGGCGTATGA
- a CDS encoding Fur family transcriptional regulator, whose amino-acid sequence MIATRTTRQRDVIAHVLEGAEGPLAVNDVHGRALSDLPGLGIATVYRTLKLLTEQGRIHPVTLDGETLYEASGKGHHHHFSCTRCGRVFTLHTCPVALPRGTVYPGGFIVEAHEVTLYGQCPQCAAAPA is encoded by the coding sequence ATGATCGCCACCCGCACCACCCGTCAACGTGATGTGATTGCCCACGTGCTGGAGGGCGCGGAAGGCCCGTTGGCCGTAAACGACGTACATGGCCGGGCGCTGTCCGATTTGCCCGGATTAGGTATTGCCACGGTGTACCGTACCCTCAAACTGCTGACCGAACAGGGCCGGATTCACCCGGTTACGTTAGACGGCGAAACCCTGTACGAGGCCAGCGGCAAGGGGCACCACCATCATTTTTCCTGCACCCGCTGTGGGCGCGTGTTTACCCTGCACACCTGCCCGGTGGCCCTGCCGCGCGGCACGGTCTATCCGGGCGGATTTATCGTGGAGGCGCACGAGGTCACGCTGTATGGGCAGTGCCCGCAGTGTGCCGCCGCCCCCGCCTGA
- a CDS encoding nitrilase-related carbon-nitrogen hydrolase → MSSAQPRTFRAIAVQPKWSADDFVSAEAFRAWMRSQLELARPHLHPTRPNLVVLTELNGLPLVLRGSPLAARAGTFERAALLLFLSRLPSVLPVLLRERVSPIRALQLAAWPINTRLYLHTCRDLAREYGVYLCCGSTPMPRLSLRAGRIVREAGTLTNQTVILDPEGRLIGATDKVHLTPAEGAGGVDLTPGPLSELRVFPTPVGDLGVGISLDAFRADVIGKLEAQGCTVLLQPDANGAPWTSLEGLPPDPNNVRDQTVAWLESAWTATTSGKSIRYAVNPMVVGNLLDLSFDGQSAITGRAEDAPKLQSYVLTDPRPGFLALAPWVQNSGTPEELRQLGLNLAVRSGHPRENAYRTDLLHADLTLSAMTLTPPPRTSHELALEALLDEASAPVMTAGRWLPLAIVAGLTALLLRLWRRRR, encoded by the coding sequence ATGTCTTCTGCTCAACCGCGTACTTTCCGGGCCATTGCCGTGCAGCCCAAATGGAGCGCCGACGATTTTGTCAGTGCCGAGGCCTTCCGGGCGTGGATGCGCTCGCAACTGGAGCTGGCCCGCCCGCATCTGCACCCCACGCGGCCCAATCTGGTGGTGCTGACCGAACTGAACGGCCTGCCGCTGGTGCTGCGCGGTTCGCCGTTGGCGGCGCGGGCCGGAACCTTCGAGCGGGCGGCGTTGCTGCTGTTCCTGAGCCGCTTGCCCAGTGTGCTGCCTGTGCTGTTGCGGGAACGGGTGTCGCCGATTCGGGCGCTGCAACTGGCGGCGTGGCCCATCAATACGCGCCTGTACCTGCATACCTGCCGTGATCTGGCGCGGGAATACGGCGTGTACCTCTGCTGCGGCTCCACGCCCATGCCGCGCCTGAGTCTCCGGGCGGGCCGGATAGTGCGGGAAGCGGGCACCCTAACCAACCAGACCGTCATCCTCGACCCCGAGGGCCGCCTGATCGGGGCCACCGACAAGGTTCACCTCACGCCCGCCGAGGGAGCGGGCGGGGTAGACCTGACCCCCGGCCCCCTCTCCGAACTGCGCGTGTTTCCCACCCCTGTCGGTGATTTGGGTGTGGGCATCAGCCTAGACGCCTTCCGCGCCGACGTGATCGGCAAGCTGGAAGCGCAGGGCTGCACGGTGCTGCTGCAACCCGATGCCAACGGCGCACCGTGGACGAGTTTGGAAGGTCTGCCGCCCGACCCAAACAATGTGCGTGACCAAACGGTGGCTTGGTTGGAATCGGCATGGACGGCCACCACGTCTGGGAAATCCATCCGCTACGCCGTGAATCCGATGGTGGTAGGGAATCTGCTTGATCTGTCCTTTGACGGCCAAAGTGCCATCACCGGACGAGCTGAAGACGCGCCCAAGCTGCAAAGCTACGTGCTGACCGATCCTCGCCCCGGCTTTCTGGCGCTGGCCCCGTGGGTACAAAATTCCGGCACGCCCGAAGAACTCCGCCAACTGGGGCTGAATCTCGCGGTCCGCAGCGGCCATCCCCGCGAGAATGCCTACCGCACCGACCTGCTGCACGCCGACCTGACCCTCTCCGCCATGACGCTTACTCCGCCGCCTCGTACCTCGCACGAACTGGCATTGGAAGCCCTGCTGGACGAAGCTTCTGCGCCTGTGATGACAGCTGGGCGCTGGCTGCCGCTGGCCATTGTGGCCGGATTGACGGCGCTGTTGCTGAGGCTCTGGCGGCGCAGACGTTGA